Proteins encoded by one window of Methanobacterium sp. CWC-01:
- a CDS encoding TIGR00297 family protein: MINIEYVILLIAIGVVIYARRALDLAGSVFMVIMGIIIIFTAGFNWLLLIFVFLILGMLLTRYQHAYKKDIGVYEGTRTIKNVVSNGIVPFVLAAFGNPAGFIGSIAAATADTMASEVGVLQTPRLITTFKKVPPGTDGGISILGTTAGIIGSGIIGFFAYILGVYPDLTEALAIAVIAGTFGCFFDSVLGAVLEKRNYLTNEHVNLLATVAGALLGNLIGLVI; this comes from the coding sequence ATGATTAACATCGAATATGTGATCCTCCTGATAGCTATTGGTGTGGTCATCTATGCCCGCCGCGCCCTGGATCTGGCCGGATCGGTCTTCATGGTCATCATGGGGATAATCATCATCTTCACAGCCGGTTTCAACTGGCTGCTTCTAATCTTCGTCTTCCTTATCCTGGGGATGTTGTTAACCAGGTACCAACATGCCTATAAAAAAGATATAGGAGTCTACGAGGGGACTCGAACCATTAAAAATGTGGTTTCCAATGGAATCGTCCCTTTTGTATTGGCTGCCTTTGGTAACCCGGCTGGTTTCATTGGCAGTATCGCCGCGGCCACGGCAGACACCATGGCCAGTGAGGTAGGAGTCCTACAAACCCCTCGCCTCATAACCACCTTTAAAAAGGTCCCTCCGGGGACCGATGGTGGCATTTCAATCCTGGGAACCACCGCCGGAATCATTGGGTCGGGTATTATTGGATTTTTTGCTTACATTCTGGGTGTTTATCCAGATCTGACTGAGGCCCTGGCCATTGCAGTTATCGCCGGTACTTTCGGATGCTTCTTCGACAGTGTCCTGGGTGCTGTGCTGGAAAAGAGGAATTACCTCACTAATGAACACGTTAATCTTTTGGCCACCGTGGCCGGAGCCCTCTTAGGAAATCTCATAGGTTTGGTGATATAG
- a CDS encoding 2,3-bisphosphoglycerate-independent phosphoglycerate mutase, with protein sequence MKAIVMIIDGMADRPLEELGGKTPLEVAQTPNMDKMAKMGINGIMDPIKPGIRPGSDTSHLSILGYDPYQAYTGRGPFEAAGVGVEVRPGDIAFRCNFSTANEDGIIIDRRAGRIRAGTKEIAQKINGIHLEYGVEVIFKESTGHRAVLVLRGAGLSDQVSDADPKHEGTPPKEVVALDDTEEAQKTARILNELVEASYQVLKDHPVNLERIKNGESPANIILPRGAGAVPEVQPFQEKYGLKAACIAETGLILGIGKIAGMDLIEAEGATGGVDTDLDSIAKCIIDTAALDYDFILINIDGADESGHDGILTDKVDFLRRVDSVVGQVMQLEDVIFILTADHSTPISIMDHAGDPVPLVITGPPVRVDDVEQFNERAAAKGGMCRIRGSDVMNMVMDLTNRATKFGA encoded by the coding sequence ATGAAGGCAATCGTAATGATTATAGACGGGATGGCCGACCGGCCTCTGGAAGAATTAGGAGGTAAAACTCCTTTGGAAGTAGCTCAAACGCCTAACATGGACAAAATGGCCAAAATGGGAATTAATGGGATAATGGATCCTATAAAGCCAGGTATAAGACCTGGCAGTGATACTTCACACCTATCTATACTTGGCTACGATCCTTACCAAGCCTACACTGGACGGGGACCCTTTGAGGCTGCGGGAGTAGGAGTTGAAGTAAGACCGGGAGATATTGCCTTCCGTTGCAACTTTTCAACCGCCAATGAGGATGGGATTATTATCGACCGCCGGGCGGGAAGGATCAGAGCGGGCACCAAGGAAATTGCCCAAAAGATCAACGGCATTCACCTAGAATACGGGGTGGAAGTTATCTTCAAGGAGTCCACCGGACACCGGGCGGTGCTGGTTCTGCGGGGGGCTGGCCTATCAGATCAGGTTTCCGATGCCGACCCCAAACATGAAGGAACCCCACCGAAAGAAGTAGTGGCTCTAGATGATACTGAAGAAGCCCAAAAAACTGCTCGCATTTTGAATGAACTGGTGGAAGCATCCTACCAAGTTCTAAAGGATCATCCGGTGAATCTGGAGAGGATAAAAAACGGAGAATCCCCTGCCAACATCATATTACCCCGCGGGGCAGGAGCGGTTCCGGAGGTGCAGCCCTTCCAGGAAAAATATGGACTTAAAGCGGCCTGTATTGCCGAAACCGGACTCATTCTCGGTATTGGAAAAATCGCCGGGATGGACCTTATTGAAGCAGAAGGCGCCACTGGAGGAGTAGATACTGACCTGGACAGCATTGCCAAGTGCATAATTGACACTGCAGCTCTGGATTATGATTTTATTCTGATTAATATTGATGGGGCCGATGAATCCGGACATGACGGCATCTTAACAGATAAAGTAGACTTCCTTAGACGAGTGGATAGTGTTGTGGGCCAAGTTATGCAACTGGAAGACGTTATATTCATTCTCACCGCGGATCACTCTACTCCCATCTCCATCATGGACCATGCCGGTGACCCCGTACCGCTGGTAATTACAGGTCCACCAGTAAGGGTGGATGATGTGGAACAATTCAATGAAAGGGCAGCTGCCAAGGGGGGGATGTGCCGCATCAGGGGAAGTGATGTTATGAACATGGTTATGGATTTAACCAACCGAGCAACGAAATTTGGAGCTTGA
- the glmM gene encoding phosphoglucosamine mutase: MEEEIPQLFGTSGIRGKLGKKINLELALKVGLAVGTFTGKGKIVVGHDPRTSSPMLSMAVKAGILQCGKDVLDLGMVPTPVVGYATTCLGAQAGVMITASHNPSPYNGVKLWNPNGMAYRQEQERAIERIVHHELFERVSWDFIGKSEDISNFISTYVEGLLALVKIKPGLKVVVDCGSGAASYLSPLILRKSGCEVLTLNSQPDGFFPGRNPEPSQKNLVELMQVVEATGADLGIAHDGDADRMVAVDDKGRMADFDKLLALVSAQRGGIVVTTVDASAAIDRCLKEVQGKVERTKVGDVHVAERISELEANFGGEPSGTWIHPEFCMCPDGILSGLRVIELVQEKGPLSKLLDDLPTYPNRRVTVNCHDDDKKSIMQEMEKKLPYFFSDIKDVNPIDGVRLTLSDDSWVLVRPSGTESFIRITLEGKDDKRAREIHDKSKKLLEDTIKSFEESK; this comes from the coding sequence ATGGAAGAAGAGATTCCACAACTCTTTGGGACCTCTGGAATTCGGGGCAAGTTGGGTAAAAAAATTAACCTAGAGCTGGCCCTTAAAGTGGGTCTGGCCGTGGGTACCTTCACAGGAAAGGGTAAAATAGTGGTGGGACATGATCCCCGCACATCCAGTCCCATGCTATCCATGGCTGTGAAGGCTGGTATTCTCCAGTGTGGTAAAGACGTTCTGGACCTGGGGATGGTTCCAACCCCCGTGGTGGGTTACGCCACCACATGTTTAGGAGCCCAGGCAGGGGTGATGATAACCGCCTCCCACAACCCATCCCCGTATAATGGTGTAAAACTATGGAACCCCAATGGGATGGCCTACCGACAGGAACAAGAACGGGCCATTGAAAGGATAGTGCACCATGAATTATTTGAAAGAGTTTCCTGGGACTTTATAGGTAAATCAGAAGACATAAGTAACTTTATTTCTACTTACGTGGAGGGTTTACTGGCTCTGGTGAAAATTAAGCCCGGTCTGAAGGTAGTGGTTGACTGTGGAAGTGGAGCAGCCTCTTATCTGTCACCTCTAATTTTACGAAAGTCCGGATGTGAGGTTTTAACCCTTAATTCTCAACCTGACGGTTTCTTTCCGGGAAGGAATCCGGAACCTTCCCAGAAAAATTTGGTAGAGTTGATGCAAGTGGTTGAAGCTACCGGGGCAGATCTGGGTATCGCTCACGACGGAGACGCCGACCGAATGGTGGCCGTGGATGATAAGGGCAGAATGGCCGATTTTGACAAGCTCCTGGCCCTGGTAAGTGCCCAGAGAGGCGGCATAGTAGTAACCACTGTGGATGCTTCAGCTGCCATTGATCGCTGCTTGAAAGAGGTTCAGGGTAAGGTGGAGAGGACTAAAGTAGGTGATGTGCACGTGGCTGAGAGGATATCGGAGCTAGAAGCCAATTTTGGTGGTGAACCCTCCGGTACCTGGATTCATCCCGAGTTTTGCATGTGCCCCGATGGAATACTCTCTGGACTGCGAGTAATAGAACTGGTACAAGAAAAAGGACCCTTATCCAAACTTTTGGATGACTTACCTACTTACCCCAACCGCAGGGTCACTGTTAACTGTCATGATGATGATAAAAAATCCATAATGCAGGAAATGGAAAAAAAGCTGCCTTACTTTTTCAGCGATATAAAAGATGTTAACCCTATAGACGGAGTACGATTGACCCTTAGTGATGATAGCTGGGTTTTGGTAAGGCCTTCCGGAACTGAATCTTTTATCAGGATCACCCTGGAAGGTAAGGATGATAAAAGAGCTCGTGAAATTCATGATAAATCAAAAAAACTTCTGGAAGATACCATAAAAAGTTTTGAGGAATCAAAATGA
- the glmU gene encoding bifunctional sugar-1-phosphate nucleotidylyltransferase/acetyltransferase, translated as MRGIILTAGEGTRMRPLTLTRPKTMLPVGGKPLLQYNLEALRDAGVKNITLVVGYYQEVVEEYFQDGKKFGVQIEYVTQEKRLGTAHAIDTAASNVKEEVIILNGDILVQSQVIKSLIEKYQRTNCDTILTLTEVDDPSSFGVVELQNDKITDIIEKPAPGKAPTNLINAGIYFFTPKIFEAIKKTPKSPRGEYEITDSIKIQIQDGEEVLGLTFQDRWIDIGRPWELLEINEHFLENMESQIHGKIEEGATIHGPVIVGKGSIVRSGSYIMGPVFIGENTDIGPNSFIRKYSSIGNGVSVGNGVEIKNSIVMDNTNINHLSYVGDSVIGAHCNLAAGTNIANLRFDDGEVKLTVKKDRINSGRRKLGVIFADDVKTGINSSFNPGVMVGQGARVGSGAIIYRDIPSHILVIPLQEHDLIDRRTLDN; from the coding sequence ATGAGGGGAATTATACTCACCGCTGGAGAAGGAACCAGGATGCGGCCTTTAACCCTCACCCGGCCCAAGACCATGCTCCCAGTCGGAGGTAAACCTCTCCTACAGTACAACCTTGAAGCCCTGCGGGATGCCGGGGTGAAGAATATAACCCTGGTAGTGGGCTATTATCAGGAGGTAGTGGAGGAATATTTTCAGGATGGGAAGAAGTTTGGGGTGCAGATAGAGTACGTGACCCAGGAAAAACGCCTGGGAACTGCCCACGCCATTGACACTGCGGCTTCCAATGTTAAGGAAGAAGTTATAATCCTTAATGGTGACATATTAGTCCAGTCTCAGGTCATAAAAAGTCTCATTGAAAAGTACCAGCGTACCAACTGTGACACCATCCTAACTTTAACCGAAGTAGACGATCCATCCTCCTTTGGAGTGGTGGAGCTTCAAAATGATAAAATAACGGATATCATAGAAAAACCAGCTCCAGGAAAAGCCCCCACCAATCTAATTAATGCTGGCATATACTTTTTCACCCCAAAAATATTTGAAGCCATTAAAAAGACTCCGAAATCCCCTCGAGGAGAGTATGAGATTACTGATTCCATTAAAATTCAGATCCAAGATGGTGAGGAAGTGCTGGGACTGACCTTTCAGGATCGTTGGATAGATATTGGCCGTCCCTGGGAACTTCTGGAAATTAACGAACACTTCCTGGAAAATATGGAATCTCAAATCCATGGGAAAATAGAAGAAGGAGCAACCATCCACGGCCCTGTTATCGTGGGTAAGGGCAGCATAGTGCGTTCGGGTTCATACATCATGGGGCCGGTTTTTATTGGTGAAAACACAGATATTGGACCTAACTCTTTCATCAGGAAATATTCCTCCATTGGAAATGGTGTGAGTGTGGGTAATGGAGTGGAAATCAAAAACTCCATCGTGATGGATAACACCAACATCAATCATCTTAGCTACGTGGGTGATTCTGTTATTGGGGCTCACTGCAATTTGGCGGCAGGTACGAACATTGCAAATCTGCGCTTTGACGATGGTGAAGTGAAATTAACGGTAAAAAAAGATAGAATTAACTCTGGACGCCGTAAACTAGGAGTTATATTCGCTGATGACGTTAAAACTGGTATTAACTCCAGCTTTAACCCTGGAGTTATGGTGGGTCAGGGGGCACGGGTGGGATCAGGAGCCATTATCTATCGGGATATACCCTCCCACATCCTGGTCATACCCCTACAGGAACATGACCTCATTGACAGGAGAACCTTAGACAACTAG
- a CDS encoding gamma carbonic anhydrase family protein gives MKRIHPTVKIMPGVYLVGRVDMGEHSSAWYNAVLRGDRERIIIGKYSNIQDNCVLHSSLGYPLELGDYVSVGHAAVLHGCKVGDNCLIGMNATLLNGSQIGKNSIVGAGALVTQGKKYPQGSLILGMPARVVKELEDHDQKEIQENASRYAKLALIQEELL, from the coding sequence ATGAAACGAATTCATCCTACAGTAAAGATAATGCCCGGTGTTTATCTGGTGGGCCGGGTGGATATGGGCGAGCATTCCTCAGCCTGGTATAACGCGGTTTTAAGAGGAGATCGGGAACGTATTATCATTGGGAAGTATTCAAATATCCAGGACAACTGTGTCCTGCACTCTTCCCTGGGTTATCCATTGGAACTGGGGGATTATGTATCGGTAGGTCATGCTGCAGTGCTACACGGCTGTAAAGTAGGAGATAACTGCCTGATTGGCATGAATGCCACCCTTCTAAATGGTAGCCAGATAGGAAAAAACAGTATTGTTGGTGCCGGCGCCCTGGTAACCCAGGGTAAAAAGTACCCTCAAGGAAGTCTGATACTGGGCATGCCGGCCCGGGTGGTCAAAGAGTTGGAAGACCATGACCAAAAAGAAATCCAGGAAAATGCTTCAAGATATGCCAAGCTGGCTCTTATTCAGGAGGAATTATTATGA
- the hisC gene encoding histidinol-phosphate transaminase has product MKIKKMVEELEPYVPGRSIYEIATEYNLKPEEIIKLGSNENPIGPSPQAVEAVKTSIKDMNRYPESDLSDLIQELADYSKVKPEQVLVGGDGADEILDVLGKTFTDPKDEFIVPLPSYMYYEFTLKIHGAIPVFARWDVDNNRLDVDSVLAAISPKTRLIFLCTPNNPTGGLIAKEDIRKVLENTEALVVVDEAYFEFSGIDNVELLNDYENLLILRTFSKVLGLAGMRIGYALASKEIIQYMYRVKPVFSLTKLSYVAALATLQDKEYIERSRAASVESREYLYQGLKEFSMLRVFKSYANYLLVDVKKTGMNSAQITEELMKKGVIVRNCSSFRGLDDYWIRVSVGTLKEDQRFLKILKDII; this is encoded by the coding sequence ATGAAGATAAAAAAGATGGTAGAGGAACTGGAACCCTACGTACCGGGTAGATCAATTTATGAAATAGCCACAGAGTACAATTTAAAGCCAGAAGAGATCATAAAGCTGGGCTCTAATGAAAACCCCATTGGACCATCACCCCAGGCTGTAGAAGCAGTTAAGACCTCCATTAAAGACATGAACCGCTACCCGGAATCCGATCTAAGTGATCTGATCCAGGAACTAGCAGATTACTCTAAAGTAAAACCGGAACAGGTGCTGGTGGGGGGTGATGGAGCGGACGAAATCCTGGATGTTCTGGGAAAAACATTTACCGACCCGAAAGATGAATTCATAGTCCCCCTGCCTTCCTACATGTACTACGAGTTTACTTTAAAAATACATGGCGCGATACCTGTCTTTGCTCGCTGGGATGTTGATAATAACCGGTTGGATGTGGATTCAGTGTTGGCCGCCATAAGCCCCAAAACTCGCCTGATCTTCCTGTGCACCCCCAACAATCCTACTGGAGGCTTGATTGCGAAGGAAGACATTCGGAAGGTTTTAGAGAATACTGAAGCCCTGGTAGTGGTTGATGAGGCTTACTTTGAATTTTCAGGGATCGATAATGTGGAACTCCTCAATGACTATGAAAATCTCCTCATACTGCGTACCTTCTCCAAGGTCCTGGGATTGGCGGGCATGAGGATCGGCTATGCCCTGGCCAGTAAGGAGATTATTCAGTACATGTACAGAGTGAAACCCGTTTTCAGCCTTACCAAATTATCTTACGTGGCTGCCCTGGCCACACTGCAGGATAAAGAATACATAGAACGCTCCCGTGCAGCTTCGGTGGAAAGTCGAGAGTACCTGTACCAGGGTCTGAAAGAATTTTCCATGTTGCGGGTATTCAAATCCTATGCCAACTACCTCCTGGTTGATGTGAAGAAAACCGGCATGAATTCAGCCCAGATAACCGAAGAACTCATGAAGAAGGGCGTTATAGTCAGAAACTGCAGTTCATTCCGTGGACTGGACGATTACTGGATTAGAGTTAGTGTGGGAACCCTTAAAGAGGACCAGAGATTTCTGAAGATCTTAAAAGATATAATTTAG